Within Streptomyces roseirectus, the genomic segment CAAGATCACGTCGTGGGCCGCGATCATCGCCGTCCCGACGATGGTCTGCGGGGTCTACGGCATGAACTTCGACCACATGCCCGAGCTGCGCTGGAAGTACGGCTACCCGATGGTCATGGCCGTCATCGTGACCATGTGCTTCGGCATCCACCGCACTCTCAAGCGCAACGGCTGGCTCTAGGCTGACGCCATGACGTCCCCCCTGAACCGGGCCCTCGTCGAAGAGGCCACGAAGAAGTCCGGCCTCGTCTGGGTCAAGGGCTCCGACGCCCCCGCCCGCCCGCTGTGGCACGCCTGGCACGAGGGCGCGGCCCACGTCCTGGGCGACGGCCCCGGCGAACAGCCTCTGACCGGGCTCTCGGAGGGGGGCACGGCGGAGGTGACGGTCCGCAGCAAGGACAAGGGGGGCCGCCTGGTGACGTGGACGGCCCAGGTCGCGCGCGTCGAGCCGGGCACCCCCGAATGGGACGCGGCCGTAGCGGAGTTGAAGACCAAGCGCCTCAACGCCCCCGACGGCGAGGCGATGGTGGGGAGATGGGCGAGGGAGTGCCGGCTGCTGCGCCTGGAGCCGACGGGCGAGACCCTGCCCGCGCCGGAAGGGGACTTGGCGGCGCGGCCGGTGCCCACCCCGGCGACGACCAGGGAACCGATCCCGGCGGCGGTCCCCCGCCTGCTGTTCAAGAAACGCCGGTGACGTCCCTGAACCCCCCTCGATCCCTGCCCCCCGATCCCTGAATCCCCTTCAGGACGCCGGTAGTTGCTTCCCGTAGTCGACGGTCTCGTCCTTCGGCGGTTCGGTGAGCGTGAAGTCCTGCCCCCACGACGAGAACGCCAACGAGCCCGCGCTGCCCGCGCGTTGGAGGAGCAGGGGGTACGGCTCCCCCTTCAGGGAGACGTCCAGCGTGCCGCCGGCGCCCTTGTCACCCGTAATTCTGATCGTGCGGGTACCCGCCTGTTCGTGATGACCGTCTTTGGAGAGGGACCCGTGAAGGGCCAGGAGCGCGTCGAGGAGGAGGTCCTTGTCCGTGAAGCCGCTGAACTTCGTGTACGAGGGATCGCCGGAGGGGATCTTGACGTACTTGCCGTCGAGCTTGCCGGCGGCGGCGGTCGCGTCGCCGTCCTGCTTCCAGAACTCGGCGTCGGCCTTGAGGTACAGCTCCTCGCCGACGCGCAGGAGCTGGAAGGTCGTGCCCTGGGAGGAGACGGTCCCGGTGCCGCCGTCCTCCTTGAGCCGCATGTCGAGACGGTACGTCCGCCCGCTGGTCAGGACGGTCCCGGACAGCCGCACGGCGCCGGCCGAGGAGGCCGCCGTCCGCGCCCGCTCGTGGATCTTGTCCGCCCCGAGCTTGCCGACCCCGTTGGTGCCCGCGTCGGGATCCTCGCCGCAGCCGCTGACCCCGAGGGCGAGCGCGCACACCGCCCCCAGCAGCGCGGTGCGGGTACGGGCCGGGGCGGAAACGGTCACGGAGGACGCTCACTTTCAGCGCGGTCTGAGCAGAAGCGGGGGGCGGCGTACGGCAGCGTACCGGGGTCGCGAAGACCCGGCGGACGCGGTCCTTCCACCCCACTCACCAGCGCGTATCCGATCGGGACGGGCTAGCCTTAAGCCCTCCCGAGCCGACATTCCGGACCATTGCAAAGGAACCCCAGTCATGGCAGCCGGCGCCCCCCGGATCTTCGTCTCGCACCTCTCCGGCATCGCCGTCTTCGATCCGAACGGCGACCAGGTCGGCCGCGTCCGCGACCTGGTCGTCATGCTGCGTCCCGCCCGCAGAGCGCCCCGGCTGCTCGGCCTGGTCGTCGAGCTGTCCACCCGCCGCCGGATCTTCCTGCCGATGACGCGGGTGACCGGCGTGCAGTCGGGCCAGGTCCTGACGACCGGCGTCCTGAACGTCCGCCGCTTCGAGCAGCGTCCGACCGAGCGCCTGGTCTTCGGTGAACTCCTCGACCGCCGCGTCACCCTCGCGGAGTCCGGCGAGGAGGCGACCGTCCTCGACCTGTCGGTGCAGCAGCTGCCGTCCCGCAGGGAGTGGGAGGTGGACCGCGTCTTCCTGCGCAAGGGACGCAGGGCGAGCGCGTTCCGCAGGGCGAAGGGCGAGGCGGTGACCGTGGAGTGGGCCGCCGTCGACGGCATCTCCTTGGAGGAGGAGGGGCAGGGCGCCGAGAACCTGCTCGCGACGTTCGAGCAACTGCGCCCGGCGGACCTGGCGAACGTCCTGCACCACCTCTCCGCCAAGCGGCGCGGCGAGGTCGCGGCGGCCCTCGACGACGACCGCCTCGCCGACGTCCTCGAAGAGCTCCCGGAGGACGACCAGATCGAGATCCTGGGCAAGCTGAAGGAGGAGCGCGCGGCGGACGTCCTGGAGGCGATGGACCCGGACGACGCGGCCGACCTGCTCGCCGAGCTGCCCGAGGCCGACCAGGAGCGGCTGCTGTCGCTGATGGAGCCGGACGACGCGGCGGACATGCGGCGCCTGCTGACCTACGAGGAGCACACGGCGGGCGGTCTGATGACGACCGAGCCGATCATCCTGCGCCCGGACGCGACCGTCGCCGACGCGCTCGCCCGCATCCGCGAACCCGACCTCTCCCCCGCGCTGGCCGCGCAGATCTACGTCTGCCGCCCGCCCGACGAGACGCCGACCGGCAAGTACCTCGGCACGGTCCACTTCCAGCGCCTGCTGCGCGACCCCCCGTACACGCTGGTCGGCTCGATCATCGACGACGACCTGCGGCCCCTCGACCCGGACGCCGCGCTGCCCGAGGTCGCCGGGTTCTTCGCGACGTACGACATGGTCGCGGCGCCGGTCGTCGACGAGTCGGGGTCGCTGCTGGGCGCGGTGACGGTGGACGACGTGCTGGACCACATGCTGCCGCAGGACTGGCGCGAGACGGAGTTCCACTTCGGGGAGGAGACGGTGACCGATGGCGTCTGACACCACGGGACGGAAGCGGGCCGGGGCGACGCCGGAGGCCAAGAACCGGGTGCGGGTGAGGCTCGACCAGCCGAAATCGCCCCGGCGGCGGCTGGTGCCCGAGTGGGACCCGGAGGCGTTCGGGCGGCTGTCGGAGCGGATCGCGCGGTTCCTGGGGACGGGGCGGTTCATCGTCTGGATGACCGTCGTCATCGTCGCCTGGGTGCTGTGGAACATCTTCGCGCCGGCGGGCCTGCGGTTCGACAACTACCCGTTCATCTTCCTCACGCTGATGCTCTCCCTCCAGGCGTCCTACGCCGCCCCGCTGATCCTGCTCGCGCAGAACCGGCAGGACGACCGGGACCGGGTCAACCTCGAACAGGACCGCAAGCAGAACGAGCGGTCGATCGCGGACACCGAGTACCTGACGCGGGAGATCGCCGCGCTGCGGATCGGGCTCGGGGAGGTGGCGACCCGGGACTGGATCAGGTCCGAGCTGCAGGACCTCGTCAAGGAGCTGGAGGAGCGCAGGGACGGGCACGTCGTATTCCCGGCGGAACGGTCATCTCTGCGTGACGTAGACGACCGCTGAGGGGCGTGTGGGGGACCACCGCGGCCGCCGTACCATCGTCTGTATGGCTAGCGAAGACGCGGTGCGCGAGGCACTGGCGACGGTGAACGACCCCGAGATCAACCGGCCCATCACCGAGCTGGGGATGGTCAAATCGGTGGAGATCGGCGCGGACGGCGTGGTCGCGGTGGCGGTGTATCTGACCGTCTCCGGCTGCCCGATGCGCGACACGATCACGCAGCGCGTGACGGACGCGGTCGCCGCGCTGGACGGCGTCAGCCGGGTCGACGTCACGCTCGACGTGATGAGCGACGAGCAGCGCAAGGAGCTGGCGAACGCGCTGCGCGGCGGCCAGGCCGAGCGCGAGGTGCCCTTCGCGAAGCCGGGCTCCCTCACCCGCGTCTACGCGGTCGCCTCCGGCAAGGGGGGCGTCGGCAAGTCGTCCGTGACGGTCAACCTCGCCGCCGCGATGGCCGCCGACGGCCTCAAGGTAGGTGTCGTCGACGCCGACATCTACGGCCACTCGGTGCCCCGGATGCTTGGCGCGGACGGTCTGCCGACCCAGGTCGAGAACATGATCATGCCGCCGTCCGCGAACGGCGTGAAGGTCATCTCCATCGGGATGTTCACGCCGGGCAACACGCCCGTCGTCTGGCGTGGGCCGATGCTCCACCGGGCGCTCCAGCAGTTCCTCTCGGACGTCTACTGGGGCGACCTGGACGTCCTGCTGCTGGACCTCCCGCCCGGCACCGGTGACATCGCGATCTCCGTCGCGCAGTTGGTCCCCAACGCCGAGATCCTGGTGGTGACGACGCCTCAGCAGGCCGCCGCCGAGGTCGCCGAGCGCGCCGGGTCCATCGCCGTCCAGACCCACCAGAAGATCGTCGGCGTCGTCGAGAACATGTCCGGCCTGCCCTGCCCGCACTGCGGCGAGATGCTGGACGTCTTCGGCACGGGCGGCGGCCAGTTGGTCGCGGACGGCCTGACCCGCACGACCGGCGCCACGGTCCCGGTCCTCGGCTCGATCCCGATCGACGTCCGTCTCCGCGAGGGCGGCGACGACGGCAGGCCGGTCGTCCTGACGGACCCGGAGAGCCCGGCGGGCGCCGCGCTGCGGGGCATCGCGGGGAAGCTGGGCGGCAGGCAGCGGGGGCTTTCGGGGCTGTCCTTGGGGATCACGCCGAAGAACAAGTTCTGAAAGAGCCTTTGGCTTTCAGGGGCGCGGGGCTGTACCGATGTGCGGCTCCGCGCCCCGGCGAGCAGGCGCTACGCGTACTCGCCGATGTCCTTGATGGTCGAGAACCCCAGCCCGTACGCGCTCATCCCGCGCCCGTAGGCCCCGAGGTGCACCCCTTGCTGGGTGGACCCGGCGAGCACCCAGCCGAACTCGGACTCCCGGTAGTGGAACGGGGTGGGCACCCCGTCGACCGGGAGGGTCAGGGTCGACCAGTCCTCCCCGTCGAGGTCGTCCGCGAGGACCCAGGCCGTCTCGGTCTGCTGGTCCAGCCAGTCGTCGCGCAGGCTGTGGTCCATCTGGCCGGGCCAGGTGAACGACAGCAGCCCGACCCCGGCGAGCCACGCGGCGGACGACACGGACGTCGCCTCCAGCAGGCCCGTGCCGTCGGCGCTGCGGCGGGACGGATTCGCCGCGACGGTCACGACGACCGCGAACTTGCCCCGGTCCTCACCGGCGGTCTCGTGCCGGACGGACGGCTCGTCGCCGTGTCCGACGGACCCGTGCTCGACGGCGCCGTCAGCCGCCGTGCCGACCTGCATCAGCCAGCGGCGCCCCGTGAACGCCTCGTCGAGGCCGTACCAGGGGAAGGGCGCCTCCAGGAAGCCGTCGACGGTGCGCCGGGCGGAGGGGACGGGTTGTCCGCCCTCCGTGACCGGCGCCTGCGCGACCGCTCGACTCGTCGTCTCCATCTGCCCGGACGCCTCCTCGCTCTCGGCGGACCCGTCCGGCCCGCCCCCCTTCGGGCGCACGCGTCAGGTCCGCACAACAACTCGGCAGCATATCCACCCGGGTGAGCGCCCCGGGCGCACGGCTCAGGTGGCGTCGTAGTCGAAGGGGGGCCGGCCGTCGTCGGTCGGCTTCTTCGTGAGGTCGGTCCTGGGGGCGTCCGGGGTGGTGTCGGGCTTGGTCATGTCGACCTTGCCGGGGGGAAGGGGCGTGGCGGCGGACTCGGCGGTCGTGTGGACCGCGTCGGCGACCTCCGCCATCTCCTTCTTCAGGTCGAACCCGTTGCGGATCTCCTTGAGCCCCAGGTCGTCGTTCTCCAGCTGCTTGCGGATGAACGTCTTGGGGTTCAGGTCCTCGAACTCGAAGTCCTTGAACTCGGGGCCCAGCTCGGTCCGGATGTCCTGCTTGGCGCTCTCCGAGAACTCGCGGATCTTACGGATCGTCCGCGACACGTCCTGGATGACCTTGGGGAGCTTGTCCGGACCGAAGATGAGCACGGCCAGGACAGCGAGGGTCACCAGCTCAAGCGGTCCTATGTCATTGAACACCTGAAGCTCCTTGCGATGTCCGCGGTCCTCGGCCCTCCGCGGTGCCGGCGGGTTCTTCCGTGGTCCGGGCCGCGTCCACGGTACCTGTCACACCTGTCGGACCGGTACCGCCCGGACCCTTCCAAACCGTCCCGGACGGGGGGTTTTCCTGGATGTTTGCCCAGGGCGAAGGGCCTGTGCGGGCCCTCTGTGAGGTTTCCGTCAGTTCCCACGCCCACCGTTTTCTCACCCGCCCGCCGTCCCCAGCACCAGCGACAACGTCATCGGCTTCCCCTTGCGGACGACGGTCAGCTCCAGCTTGTCGCCCGGCCGGTGCGCCCTGACCTTGACGATGAGTTCGTCGCTGGAGGCGACCGGCTTGCCGTCCACCTCGGTGATGACGTCCCCCGGCTCGATCCCCGCGAGGTCGCCGGGCCCGCCGACGCTCACCGGCGGACCGGCCTCCCCGCTGTCCGTCCGCACCCGCGCGCCCTCGCCCTCGTACGCGAGGTCCAGGGTGATCCCGATCACCGGATGCGTGGCCTTGCCGTTGGCGATCAGCTCCTCGGCGATGCGTTTTCCCTGGTTGACGGGGATGGCGAAACCGAGTCCGACGGATCCCGCCTGGCCGGTCCCCTCGTCGGTGCCGCCCGCCGAGCGGATCGCGGAGTTGATGCCGATGACCTGGCCGCGGGCGTCCAGGAGGGGGCCGCCGGAGTTTCCCGGGTTTATCGGCGCGTCCGTCTGGAGCGCGTCCACGTACGACACGTCGCTGCCGTCGCCGCCCGCGGTGATCGGACGTTCCTTCGCGCTGATGATGCCGGAGGTGACGGTGCCGGAGAGGTCGAAGGGGGCGCCGATCGCGACGACCGGGTCACCCACCTGCACGCCGTCGGAGTTGCCGAGGGGAAGGGGGGTGAGGTTCCGCACGCCCCTCACCTTGACGACCGCGAGGTCGTAGCCGGCGTCCCGGCCGACGATCTCGCCCTCGACCGCCTGTCCGCCGTTGAAGACGACCGTTATCTCGCCGCCGCTGCCCGCCGGCTTCACGACGTGGTTGTTGGTCAGGATGTAGCCCCGGTCGTCGAGCACGAAGCCCGTGCCGGTGCCCGACTCGCCGCCGCCCTTCACATGCAGCGTCACGACGCTCGGCAGCGCCCTCGCCGCGATCCCGGCGACGCTGTCGGCGTCCCGTCCGCTCGGCGCGGGCGGTGCCTGCGGCAGCTCGATCCCGCCGATGCCGTTCCGCTCCAACTGGACGCCTACGATGCCGCCCAGGCCGCCGGAGACCAGCGCCAGCAGCAGCGCGCCCGCGATCAGCCCCTTCCGCCGCTCCCGCTTCCGCTGCGCCTCACTGGGCACACTCCCGCCGGTCTGCTGCAACGGGGACGCCGCCCAGGGGTCGTAGCGGGCCCAGGGGTCACCGCCGCTCGTGGCACCGGGGTGCTGGACCGGCGGAGCGGGGGCCCAGGGGCCCGGGTGACCGTAGGGGGGCGTGCTGTAGGCGTCGGCGGTGTGGAGGGGGTGTGGGGAGGGGTCGGGGATGTGGGAGGGGGTGTGAGGGCTAGGGCTGGGGTGGTCGGGGGCAGGGGTGGAGGCGTGGGCGTGGGGCTGGTCGAGCGCGGAGGGCTCCGGGAGGCGGGTGAGGGGTGGTTGGGGGGCGGGGGTGTCCGGTGCCGCCCCTGCGGCGGGGGGCTGGACGGGGGCTGCGGGGACGCCGGGTGCCTCCTCGGCGGAGGGCTGGGCGAGGGCTGGGGCGTGGGCGGCCGGGGCTTCCCCGGCAGAGGGCCGGGCGGAGGCCACAGGGACGGCCGGGGCTTCCCCGGCGAGGGCCTGCGCGGGAGCTGCGGGGACGCCGGGTGCCTCCTCGGCGGAGGGCTGGGCGAGGGCTGGGGCGTGGACGTCCGGGGCTTCCCCGGCAGAGGGCCGGGCGGAGGCCACAGGGACGGCCGGGGCTTCCCCGGCGAGGGCCTGCGCGGGAGCTGCGGGGACGCCGGGTGCCTCCTCGGCAGAGGGCCGGGCGAGGGCTGGGGCGTGGGCGGCCGGGGCTTCCCCGGCGAGGGCCTGCGCGGGAGCTGCGAGGGCGCCGGGTGCCTCCTCGGCAGAGGGCTGGGCGAGGACTGGGGAGTGGACGTCCGGGGCTTGCCCAGCGAGGGCCTGCGCGGGAGCTGCGGGGACGCCGGGTGCCTCCCCGGCGGAGGGCTGGGCGAGGACTGGGGAGTGGACGTCCGGGGCTTGCCCAGCGAGGGCCTGCGCGGGAGCTGCGAGGACGCCGGGTGCCTCCCCGGCAGAGGGCCGGGCGGAGGCCGCGTGGGCGGCCGGGGCTTGCCCAGCGAGGGCCTGCGCGGGAGCTGCGAGGGCGCCGGGTGCCTCCCCGGCAGAGGGCTGGGCGGAGGCCGCGTGGGCGGCCGGGGCTTGCCCGGCGAGGGACTGTGCGGGAGCTGCGGGGGTGTCCGGTGCCTCCCCGGCGAGGGGTCGTGCGGGGGTTTCAGGGGTGGCCGGTGTCCTCGTGGGTCCGGGCTCCTCCTTCATCAGCGACACCGTCGGCTCCTCCTGGCTCTCCGGACGGCTCGGCTCGTGGTGCGTGCCGCCCTCCTCGGGGCGGGCCTCTTCGGGGCGGGCCAGCTCGAAGTCGCCGTCGGTCTCGTCCGTCTGCCCAGCCCTCAAATCCGCCGCTCCTTCGACAACTTCGGGTTCCCCGGCCCCATGGCCCACAGCTTCTCCGCCCCTCCGCGACGCTCCCGTGCCGTCCGGTGTCCTCGGCTCCTCGTCCATGCTCTCCCCACCAGCCGACCGGAGCCGGACACCTGGACGGCTGGTCGGACGTCGTCTGCGCGTCCGGCCGGGTAGGCGTGGACGCGGGTTCTCGCTGGATTCAACCAGGTCGGGTCACCGTGCGCAGGGGTGGCGTCCCGCAGGGTGGTGCGGCCGTGCGGGGCGCCGGAGGCGGGGCGGGGGCGGGGCGGGGGTCGTCCGGCCGTCTTACCTGCTGCTCGCGGGCGTCGGTGTGCCGATGCGGTGCGGTGACGCTCGTGTGCGTCGGCGCCCGCCGCCCAGGGCTCGGCCGACGGATCCGACGACTCGGGCCGAGGCGCGGGGCCCGGTGTGCGCTCCCCCACGCCGTTTCGAGCGGGACGGGTCGGGGGGATCGCCGTCGACCAGACCGGCGGGCTACCTGTCGCCCCTTCACCCCGGCTCACGGCCACACGCCCCGGACGCCCCTCTACCCCGGCCCACGGCCCACGCGCCCCGAACGCCGGGGCTGCGTCGGCGTCAGCGTTCAGCGGGCCTCGGGCGCGGAGGCCGTGCCGGGGGACAGGAGCCCGGGGGTCGTGGGCCAGGTCGCGGAGAGGGGGCGTATCAGCGGGGACATGGCGGCGGCGCCCGCGACGACGGGTGCCGTCAGCGCGCGTAGCGTCTGCTCGTGGCGTGCGGACACCGGCGTCGGGATCCCCGGCAGCAGCGGTGCGGACACCTCGACGGGCGCGGCCGGGGTGTCACGCAGGACGCCCTGGCCCCCTTGGGAGAGCAGCGGCCCGGCCGACCGGCGCCGGGAGTCGGGGGCAGCCGCCCCCGCGCCCGGTGCCCTGGACGGCGTCACGTTGCTGCCCGTGCCACCCCTCGCCTCGGTCGTCTGGTCGACCGGCGCCGAACCGGTCACCCCGCCCAGCGCGATCGCCGCGAGCGACACCGCGCCGGCGGCGACGAACGCGAACCGCATGCTGCGGGACCGCTCCTCGCCCCGCCCGACGGCGTGCACCCGGAAGCCCTTCTCGGCGACGGAGGCGGAGAAGGCGACGGCATTGGCACTGGCGTTGACATCGGCGTCGGCCTGGACCCGCGCGGACCGGGCCGAAGCCCCGGCACCGGCCCTGGTACCGGCACGGTTCCGGGCACCGGCGTCCGCGCCGGCCCGGGACCGCGCGGACGGAGCCGAAGCCCCGCCAGCCGAACCGGCCGCACCCGCACCCGGCGAACGCCCCTCGCCCTCGGCAGCCCCGTTCACACCGGCCGCCGACGAGACACCCTCGCCCGCCCTCCCGTGCTCCTCCCCCGCCAGGTACCCGAACTCGAAGACGGACCCGGAGGCCCCGCCCCCGAGCACACCGGGCCCGGCGAGTGCCCCGGACTCCCCGAAGACACCGCCACCACCGGCTCCGCCGAAGCCCCCGGCGCCCCGGCCTCCGCCGAGCACTCCGGAGTCGCCGGACCCGGCGAGCGCGCCGGAGTCCCCGGCGCCGCCGAACCCGCCCGAGTTCCCGGCCCCGCCGAACCCGCCGGAGCCCCTGTTCCCGCCGAATCCACCGAGCCCCGCGAACCCCCGGGAGCCGAATCTGGAGCCGCGTTCACCGGGGAGCCCGCCCGGACCGAGCGGCCCGCTTCCCTCGGCCGTGTCGTCACCCCCGGGCAGCCCCTGAAGGCGGGCGAGGAAACTCGCGGAGGGGGCGGGCGGGGCGACCTCGGAGAAGACGCTCTTCAGCCGACGCTGCGCGTCGACCTCCGCCTTGCACTTGGAGCAGGTCGCGACGTGCGCGAGGACACGCTCGCGCGCGTCATGGCCCAGCTCCCCGTCCACCAGGGCGGAGAGCCGGTCACCGAGATGCTGTTCCGCGAGATGCCGTCCCGCGGGAGGTTTGGGCCTGGAGCCACCGAGTCCACTCACGCGGTCGCGCCCCCTCCTCCCAGCACGGGGACACGGGCCATGAACGTGCGCCGCCGCTCGGCCTCCCGCGCCTGGGGAGAGCGGTGTGCGAGGGCCTTGCGCAGCTGGGAGCGGCCCCGGTGGATCCGGGAGCGGACGGTGCCGAGCTTGACGCCGAGGGTCGCCGCGATCTCCTCGTAGGAGAGCCCTTCGATGTCGCACAGGACGACGGCCGCGCGGAACTCGGGCGCGAGGGTGTCCAGCGCCTGCTGGACGTCCGCGTCGAAGTGGGCGTCGTTGAAGAGCTGCTGGGGGGTCGGCTCCTTGCTGGCCAGGCGCTCCGCTGCGTCCTCGCCGAGGGAGTCGAAGCGGATGCGCTGCTTGCGGCGGACCATGTCGAGGAAGAGGTTGGTGGTGATGCGGTGCAGCCAGCCCTCGAACGTGCCGGGCGTGTAGGTCGACAGGGAGCGGAAGACGCGGACGAAGACTTCCTGCGTCAGGTCCTCGGCGTCGTGCTGGTTGCCCGTCAGGCGGTAGGCCAGGCGGTAGACGCGGCCGCTGTGCGTGCTGACGATCTCCTCCCACGTGGGCGGAGTCCACGCCTGCCCGTCCGCGTCGGTGGAGAAGGTCGCGGTCTGGGCGTAGTCGCCGGCGTGGCTGTGGTCAGCGGTGTCGTTCACGGATTTCGGCCTGCCCGCCGATCCGAGAAAGCGCCGGAGCACTCCTCCCCGATCCACAGACTGGGCCGCACCTCCCCTGTCGGCTCTGGTGGTGTCCAGTGGAGCCCCTACCATAGCCACCTCGCCCGTTAGCTCCGGATAAGCGGTTTTACCTGAATTTGATCTGGGCTGATACGGCTCATACGGCTGCGTCCGCCCGGCGCCGCCGCCCCGCCCGCCGTCGTGATCCAACTGTGTCCCCCCATCACCGTTCCCACCCCTTCAAACGCGCGGTCCCATCTGCGGGTTCCCGCCCGCAGCGGATACAGTCACGCCGAAGCACATCGTGGGGATGAGGAGAGGGTCATTACCGGCAACCGGCAGGCAAGCTGGGCGTTCGCCGACGCCTACGCCGCCGAGGACGACGCACTGCGCTGGGCCCGTGACCGGGCCCGTGAGGCAGGGCTGCGCTCGGTGTCGCCCAGCACGGGCGCCGCGCTGCGGTTGCTCGCCGCCACGGTCGACGCGAAGGCGGTCGCCGAGATCGGCACCGGCACCGGCGTCTCCGGTCTGCACCTCCTGCACGGCATGCGTCCCGACGGGGTCCTGACGACCGTCGACCCCGAGCCGGAGCACCAGCAGTTCGCGCGGCAGGCGTTTCGCGCGTGCGGGTTCGCCAGCAACCGGGCGCGGTTCATCCCCGGGCGCGCGCTGGACGTGCTGCCGCGGCTCGCCGACTCCGGCTACGACCTCGTGTTCTGCGACGGTGACCGGCTGGAGCTGCTCGACTATCTAGCTGAATCGTTGCGCCTGCTGCGGCCCGGCGGGCTGGTCGTCTTCGAGGGCGTCTTCGCCAACGGCCGCACCGTCGACTCCGGTCCCCAGCCGACGGAGGTGGCGCGCGTGCGCGAGCTGCTGCGCGCGGTGCGCGAGAGCACGGAGCTGGTGGTGTCGCTGCTGCCGGTGGGCGACGGGCTGCTGTGCGCGGTCAAGCGCTGAGCCGGCCGCGAAAACGACAGCCCCGGCACCGCGTGCGATGCCGGGGCTGCCGTAGGGGCACTGTCGCGTCAGCTGACGACCTTGTTGAGGGCCTCACCGAGCGCCAGGGCCTCGTCAGGGGTCAGCTCGACGACGAGCCGCCCGCCGCCTTCGAGGGGAACGCGCATGACGATGCCCCGCCCCTCTTTGGTCACCTCAAGCGGGCCGTCGCCCGTCCGCGGCTTCATGGCCGCCATGCTCGTTCCCCTTCCTGAAACCAGCTTCACCGTCAAAGCCGACGGCCCCTGGGAGGGCACGCGCGGTCCTGCGTGGGACACGCGACACCGGCATCGAACACATTGCTTCCAAGCCATTATCCCGCATCTCAGGACCCGATGACCAACTTCGGACGGCATCGCTTGCGCAACGCGCGCGAGCAAAACCACCCAATTCGGCGGTGTGGCTGCGATACTGCTCCGCCTCGTCGCGTTAGGCCGTCCGTGAACGGGCCCGCTTTCTTTGACGCAGGTCACACGTCCCGTCCGGTCCGTGGACCAAGATCTCCGCCATGCTGAGTCCGTAGCGACGTTCTGACACACGTTCTTGATGCGGAGGGGCACTCCATGGCCGACACGGTGCTGTACGAGGTGAGCGACGGGCTCGCGACGATCACCCTGAACCGTCCGGAGGCGATGAACGCGCTCGACGTCGCGACGAAGGTGGCCCTGCGGGAGGCCGCCGAGTCCGCCGCCGGTGACCCCGCGGTGCGCGCGATCCTGCTGACCGCCGCCGGGGAGCGGGCGTTCTGCGTCGGCCAGGACCTCAAGGAGCACATCGGGCTGCTGGCCGCGGGGTCGGACGCCGTGATGAGCACCGTCAGCGAGCACTACAACCCCATCGCTCGCGCGCTGACCGGGGCCGCGAAGCCGGTCGTGGCCGCCGTCAACGGGGTCGCGGCGGGCGCCGGGTTCGGGTTCGCCCTCGCCGCGGACTACCGGGTCGTCGCCGACACGGCGTCCTTCAACACGTCGTTCGCCGGGGTCGCGCTCACCGCGGACTCCGGGATCTCCTGGACGCTCCCGCGCGTGGTGGGGCCGTCCCGGGCGACCGACCTGCTTCTCTTCCCGCGCAGCATCAGCGCGCGGGACGCGCTGGAGCTGGGTATCGCCAACCGGGTCGTCCCGGCCGCCGAGCTGCGCGAGGAGGCCCTGAAGGTGGCCCGCTCCCTCGCCGAGGGGCCGACCGTCGCGTACGCGGCGCTCAAGGAGTCGGTCGCCTTCGGGTTGACGCACTCGTTGACGGAGACGCTGGACAAGGAGGACGAGCTTCAGACCCGCGCGGGCGCGGCGGAGGACCACCGGATCGCGGTGACGGCGTTCGTCAACAAGGAGAAGCCGAAGTACGTGGGGCGTTAGCCGCGCGCGCCGCAGTCCGCGAGGTGGTCGTCGACCAGTCCGCACGCCTGCATCAGCGCGTACGCCGTCGTGGGGCCGACGAACCTGAGGCCCCGTTTCTTCAGCGCCTTGGCCAGGGCCTTCGACTCGTCGGTGACGGCGGGGACGTCGGCCAGGGCCTTCGGGGTC encodes:
- a CDS encoding anti-sigma factor family protein translates to MSGLGGSRPKPPAGRHLAEQHLGDRLSALVDGELGHDARERVLAHVATCSKCKAEVDAQRRLKSVFSEVAPPAPSASFLARLQGLPGGDDTAEGSGPLGPGGLPGERGSRFGSRGFAGLGGFGGNRGSGGFGGAGNSGGFGGAGDSGALAGSGDSGVLGGGRGAGGFGGAGGGGVFGESGALAGPGVLGGGASGSVFEFGYLAGEEHGRAGEGVSSAAGVNGAAEGEGRSPGAGAAGSAGGASAPSARSRAGADAGARNRAGTRAGAGASARSARVQADADVNASANAVAFSASVAEKGFRVHAVGRGEERSRSMRFAFVAAGAVSLAAIALGGVTGSAPVDQTTEARGGTGSNVTPSRAPGAGAAAPDSRRRSAGPLLSQGGQGVLRDTPAAPVEVSAPLLPGIPTPVSARHEQTLRALTAPVVAGAAAMSPLIRPLSATWPTTPGLLSPGTASAPEAR
- the sigE gene encoding RNA polymerase sigma factor SigE yields the protein MLRRFLGSAGRPKSVNDTADHSHAGDYAQTATFSTDADGQAWTPPTWEEIVSTHSGRVYRLAYRLTGNQHDAEDLTQEVFVRVFRSLSTYTPGTFEGWLHRITTNLFLDMVRRKQRIRFDSLGEDAAERLASKEPTPQQLFNDAHFDADVQQALDTLAPEFRAAVVLCDIEGLSYEEIAATLGVKLGTVRSRIHRGRSQLRKALAHRSPQAREAERRRTFMARVPVLGGGGATA
- a CDS encoding O-methyltransferase, which produces MRVPARSGYSHAEAHRGDEERVITGNRQASWAFADAYAAEDDALRWARDRAREAGLRSVSPSTGAALRLLAATVDAKAVAEIGTGTGVSGLHLLHGMRPDGVLTTVDPEPEHQQFARQAFRACGFASNRARFIPGRALDVLPRLADSGYDLVFCDGDRLELLDYLAESLRLLRPGGLVVFEGVFANGRTVDSGPQPTEVARVRELLRAVRESTELVVSLLPVGDGLLCAVKR
- a CDS encoding DUF3117 domain-containing protein, with product MAAMKPRTGDGPLEVTKEGRGIVMRVPLEGGGRLVVELTPDEALALGEALNKVVS
- a CDS encoding enoyl-CoA hydratase/isomerase family protein — protein: MADTVLYEVSDGLATITLNRPEAMNALDVATKVALREAAESAAGDPAVRAILLTAAGERAFCVGQDLKEHIGLLAAGSDAVMSTVSEHYNPIARALTGAAKPVVAAVNGVAAGAGFGFALAADYRVVADTASFNTSFAGVALTADSGISWTLPRVVGPSRATDLLLFPRSISARDALELGIANRVVPAAELREEALKVARSLAEGPTVAYAALKESVAFGLTHSLTETLDKEDELQTRAGAAEDHRIAVTAFVNKEKPKYVGR